One part of the Methanobacterium petrolearium genome encodes these proteins:
- a CDS encoding CooT family nickel-binding protein: MCESTVYNTKGVKLMDDVIHIKVYGDRIEMVDILNQGKTVEGQIIELDLEKHSIFIEVDEEGLVN, encoded by the coding sequence ATGTGCGAATCAACAGTTTACAACACTAAAGGGGTTAAACTCATGGATGACGTGATCCACATCAAAGTTTATGGTGACAGAATAGAAATGGTGGACATACTTAACCAGGGAAAGACCGTTGAAGGTCAAATAATTGAATTAGACCTGGAAAAGCATAGTATATTTATAGAAGTGGATGAAGAAGGATTGGTTAATTAA
- a CDS encoding dihydroorotase has protein sequence MLDLCLVNCKLDINAEEVCLGIKDEIIVSIKKLPSNADETIDLKGKIVLPGLIDVHVHFRDPGLTFKEDFHTGSAAAVAGGFTTVLDMPNTLPPTNTPQAFKEKLKIGAKKSLVDFGIHAGVSDLSYIKELVALRPASFKIFMDLVDDDFLMEAFSKINSVAPDHVISLHAEDSKLVQQYTEMMKKEGNDPELYSLARPPQAEIEAVESAISLAGKYNQKVHFCHVSTKKSLQLIHNARTAGCPVTSEITPHHLFLDSNYLNLFGNLAKTNPPLRDKENQLGIQYLPEIDVMGTDHAPHTLEEKEKNVWDAPPGVPGLETILPLLLTQVNRGQLNLKDIKRLLCENPAKIFNIPNKGFISEGMNADLVVVDLKKEGVIDPDNFHSKARYSPFEGFNVKGMPVITMVRGNLVMEYDNIFKNNGQFVY, from the coding sequence ATGTTGGACTTGTGTCTTGTTAACTGTAAACTGGATATCAATGCTGAAGAAGTTTGTTTGGGAATTAAAGACGAAATCATAGTTTCCATTAAAAAATTACCTTCAAATGCAGATGAAACCATTGATTTAAAGGGTAAAATTGTTCTTCCTGGCCTGATTGACGTTCATGTCCATTTCAGAGACCCTGGACTTACTTTTAAGGAAGATTTCCATACTGGGAGTGCTGCTGCCGTTGCCGGGGGGTTTACCACCGTACTGGACATGCCTAACACTTTACCTCCCACCAACACCCCACAAGCGTTTAAAGAAAAACTGAAGATCGGTGCAAAGAAGAGTTTGGTTGATTTTGGAATACATGCCGGAGTCTCTGATCTATCATATATTAAAGAACTTGTCGCATTAAGGCCAGCATCTTTCAAGATCTTTATGGATCTGGTTGATGATGACTTTTTAATGGAGGCTTTCAGTAAGATAAATAGCGTTGCTCCTGATCACGTTATTTCATTACATGCTGAAGACAGTAAATTGGTTCAACAGTACACGGAAATGATGAAAAAAGAAGGGAATGATCCAGAACTATACTCCTTAGCACGTCCTCCTCAGGCTGAAATTGAGGCCGTGGAATCAGCCATTTCTTTGGCTGGAAAATATAATCAAAAAGTACACTTCTGTCATGTGAGCACCAAAAAATCACTCCAACTTATTCACAATGCTCGGACCGCAGGTTGCCCAGTTACTTCAGAAATAACTCCCCATCATCTCTTCCTTGATTCCAATTACCTTAATCTATTCGGAAACCTGGCTAAAACCAATCCTCCCCTACGTGATAAGGAAAATCAACTGGGAATCCAATATTTACCTGAAATTGATGTTATGGGAACGGATCATGCCCCTCACACTCTTGAAGAGAAGGAAAAAAATGTTTGGGATGCCCCTCCCGGAGTTCCCGGCCTGGAAACCATACTCCCCCTGCTTTTAACCCAGGTAAATCGTGGTCAATTAAATCTTAAGGATATAAAAAGATTGTTGTGTGAGAATCCTGCAAAAATATTCAATATTCCAAATAAAGGTTTCATATCAGAAGGTATGAATGCTGATCTAGTGGTGGTGGACCTTAAGAAAGAAGGTGTAATTGACCCGGATAATTTCCATTCAAAAGCTAGATATTCTCCTTTTGAAGGATTCAATGTTAAGGGGATGCCAGTTATAACTATGGTAAGGGGTAACTTAGTTATGGAATATGATAACATATTTAAGAATAATGGACAGTTTGTTTATTAG
- a CDS encoding nucleotidyltransferase family protein produces the protein MSSEEFVKSIMSCDKKIFLKDLRTRPRFKEPESDIEILADFTEYNPIHKGHLHCLLEAKKIVPNGLFVAIVPGPFERSGRGIPYIMTRQARAEAAIAVGADVVVEGPPMGVMGSGQYSLCLARMFQALDTDYIPRGYKVEPDFQILLEKIRKGVGVAPKPYRMVDMETGEVLLKGKLNEDNYVIVSFSKSLTKIDFDFKDKFIFIPRLEGVSGTIIRESVVSGVLESAKDMLPEETIKILKNEMENGRAPLNMVRDVNSIIRTANNSSVPDFKSFSVIDERTIENMIQKRPFSSIKEIESCIARGFSRHHRQRVLSSLEVCVDRDDLSRYIDNYPSTIRILNYKNKEVLREFKKRIVHRRLEICQ, from the coding sequence ATGTCTTCTGAAGAATTTGTGAAATCTATCATGTCCTGTGATAAGAAAATATTTCTGAAGGATTTGAGGACCAGGCCTCGGTTTAAAGAGCCAGAATCTGATATTGAAATACTGGCAGATTTCACAGAATACAACCCAATCCATAAAGGCCATTTGCACTGCCTTTTAGAGGCAAAAAAGATCGTTCCCAATGGATTATTTGTGGCAATTGTTCCAGGCCCATTTGAACGTAGTGGCAGGGGAATACCATACATAATGACCCGCCAAGCACGTGCAGAGGCAGCAATAGCTGTGGGTGCAGATGTGGTGGTGGAAGGACCACCCATGGGAGTGATGGGATCAGGACAATACTCATTGTGTCTGGCACGCATGTTCCAAGCACTGGACACAGATTACATACCTCGAGGATATAAGGTAGAACCTGACTTTCAAATCCTACTGGAAAAAATAAGAAAAGGAGTAGGAGTGGCCCCTAAACCATACCGCATGGTTGATATGGAAACCGGTGAAGTTCTCTTAAAAGGGAAGCTTAACGAGGATAATTATGTTATTGTATCCTTTTCAAAATCCTTAACCAAGATTGACTTTGACTTTAAGGATAAATTCATATTCATACCTCGGTTAGAAGGAGTTAGTGGAACTATAATCCGAGAATCAGTGGTTTCAGGAGTTTTAGAATCTGCTAAGGATATGTTACCTGAAGAAACCATTAAAATATTAAAAAATGAAATGGAAAATGGTAGAGCACCCCTTAACATGGTCCGGGATGTAAATAGTATTATCCGGACGGCTAATAACTCATCAGTGCCTGATTTCAAATCTTTCAGCGTCATTGATGAACGTACCATTGAAAACATGATTCAGAAAAGGCCTTTTAGCAGTATAAAGGAAATTGAATCTTGTATTGCCAGGGGATTCAGTAGGCATCATCGTCAGAGGGTTTTATCGTCATTAGAAGTGTGTGTTGATCGGGATGATCTTTCCAGATACATTGATAATTACCCTTCAACCATACGCATATTAAACTATAAAAATAAAGAAGTGCTAAGAGAATTTAAAAAGAGAATAGTACATAGGAGGCTAGAGATATGCCAGTGA
- a CDS encoding peptidylprolyl isomerase: MPVKNGDFIKLEYTGKVIETGDIFDTTDEELAEEKGVHSDKKTYGPISVIVGGGHLLKGMEDAIVGMGEGEEKTIQLSPEEAFGERDPKLVQLVPMSEFKKQDINPQVGMAITSEGNTGIIRSVSGGRVRLDFNHELAGKNLEYQMKVDSVIEDDVEKVKSLIDLHYRTPNLDAEKHQVDFEDDKVIIAMDEMAKFDQRPHMEITMDRFRIARDIQDNMDIKTVEFVESFTKKEEVEESTEEASAEEVSTEEVPEAASTEEVSTEEVPEKLPEDEVKKE; the protein is encoded by the coding sequence ATGCCAGTGAAGAATGGAGACTTTATAAAGCTTGAATACACCGGAAAAGTTATAGAAACCGGTGATATCTTTGATACAACTGATGAAGAATTAGCAGAGGAAAAAGGAGTACATTCAGATAAGAAAACTTATGGGCCCATCTCAGTAATTGTGGGTGGAGGTCACCTGCTCAAAGGTATGGAAGATGCAATAGTGGGCATGGGAGAAGGTGAAGAAAAAACCATCCAATTATCACCTGAAGAAGCTTTTGGTGAACGTGACCCTAAATTAGTGCAATTAGTGCCCATGTCTGAGTTCAAAAAACAGGACATAAACCCCCAGGTGGGAATGGCCATAACTTCAGAAGGAAACACCGGTATAATCCGTAGTGTCAGTGGAGGTCGAGTCAGACTGGATTTCAACCACGAACTGGCCGGTAAAAACCTGGAATACCAGATGAAAGTGGATTCCGTAATTGAAGATGATGTGGAAAAAGTTAAAAGTTTAATCGACCTTCATTACCGCACCCCTAACTTGGATGCGGAAAAACACCAAGTGGACTTTGAAGATGATAAAGTGATCATTGCCATGGATGAAATGGCCAAATTCGACCAGAGGCCACACATGGAAATAACCATGGATCGGTTCCGAATAGCAAGGGACATTCAGGACAATATGGATATTAAAACAGTAGAATTCGTGGAATCTTTCACTAAAAAAGAGGAAGTAGAAGAGTCTACTGAAGAAGCTTCTGCTGAGGAAGTTTCTACTGAGGAAGTTCCTGAAGCGGCCTCTACAGAGGAAGTTTCTACTGAGGAAGTTCCAGAAAAACTGCCTGAAGATGAAGTTAAAAAAGAATAG
- the serS gene encoding serine--tRNA ligase, with protein MKFTLEGEILLSKDADDALDDIAGFVEEANNELFLKGIPKDQESDASHIVEWNLSGKNLHLKIVSGRRGRAHDALLRIKKPLTQLLGPKYHVGVRKMSVKNYHIEIPSPEMVDVSQMPYVDEALFHDDKMVIKFKKLKEGDLRNHVVDRVIKQVLAESEKTASQKESDEDADDILTRKVTKIEPGTIIGRSPKFPVFSEGDPTEKAVKQGWVKKFPGKGQWFYGPQFITLQRAIEDIFLEVLAEQLEFYECMWPKLIPIPVMNKMRYLEGLPEGMYYCSAPRRDPEVFKKFKTELLIKKEVPIDRLKDGLKDPSYVLAPAQCEPFYEFFSHEVLDEKDLPIKLFDKSGWTYRWEAGGAKGLDRVHEFQRTELVWLGLPEQVEEIRDATLNISQDLANQMELEWYTEIGDDPFYLEGRKVEERGIEFPDVPKYEMRLVVPGADKGVAAVSANVHGTHFTEGFSIKETHNHTLWTGCTGIGTTRWLFGFLAQKGFDESNWPDMVRDRVKTVRAPRVLTWP; from the coding sequence ATGAAATTTACACTTGAAGGAGAAATTTTACTCAGTAAAGATGCTGATGATGCTTTAGATGATATTGCTGGATTTGTTGAAGAAGCAAACAATGAACTATTCCTTAAAGGAATACCAAAGGACCAGGAAAGTGATGCTTCACATATTGTGGAGTGGAATCTTTCCGGTAAAAATCTACATCTCAAAATAGTATCAGGCAGAAGAGGAAGAGCACACGATGCACTTTTAAGGATTAAAAAACCATTAACTCAACTTTTAGGACCAAAATATCATGTTGGTGTCCGTAAAATGAGTGTTAAAAATTACCATATTGAAATCCCATCTCCTGAAATGGTTGATGTTTCCCAAATGCCCTATGTGGATGAGGCCCTGTTCCATGATGATAAAATGGTCATTAAATTTAAAAAACTAAAAGAAGGAGACCTTCGAAACCATGTGGTGGATCGAGTAATTAAGCAGGTACTAGCTGAATCTGAGAAAACTGCTTCACAAAAAGAATCCGATGAGGATGCTGATGATATTTTAACCCGTAAAGTGACTAAAATTGAACCTGGAACTATCATAGGTCGCAGTCCTAAATTTCCAGTATTTTCCGAAGGAGATCCCACTGAAAAAGCAGTAAAACAGGGATGGGTGAAAAAATTCCCTGGTAAAGGTCAATGGTTCTATGGACCTCAATTTATTACTCTGCAGCGTGCCATTGAAGATATATTCCTGGAGGTTCTGGCAGAACAGTTGGAATTTTATGAGTGCATGTGGCCCAAACTCATACCTATCCCCGTGATGAACAAGATGAGATACTTGGAAGGCCTTCCAGAGGGGATGTATTATTGTAGTGCCCCTCGTCGTGACCCTGAAGTGTTTAAAAAATTTAAAACTGAGCTTTTGATAAAAAAAGAAGTTCCAATAGACCGTTTGAAAGATGGTTTGAAGGATCCTTCCTATGTTCTGGCACCAGCCCAGTGTGAACCATTCTACGAATTTTTCAGTCACGAAGTCCTGGATGAAAAAGATTTGCCTATTAAACTCTTTGATAAGAGTGGTTGGACCTATCGTTGGGAAGCTGGTGGAGCTAAAGGACTTGACCGTGTGCATGAGTTCCAGAGGACTGAGCTGGTCTGGTTAGGTCTGCCTGAGCAGGTTGAGGAGATTCGTGATGCGACTCTAAATATATCACAGGATTTAGCCAACCAGATGGAACTGGAATGGTACACTGAAATCGGTGATGATCCCTTTTACTTGGAAGGTCGTAAAGTAGAGGAAAGAGGTATTGAATTCCCTGATGTGCCCAAATATGAGATGAGACTGGTTGTACCTGGCGCTGATAAGGGTGTGGCTGCAGTTTCTGCCAATGTCCATGGTACTCACTTTACTGAAGGTTTTTCAATTAAAGAAACCCATAACCACACTTTATGGACTGGTTGTACTGGTATTGGAACCACCAGATGGCTTTTTGGTTTCCTGGCCCAGAAGGGTTTTGATGAATCCAACTGGCCAGATATGGTGCGAGATAGGGTAAAAACTGTCCGTGCGCCTAGGGTTCTGACCTGGCCGTGA
- a CDS encoding KEOPS complex subunit Pcc1 codes for MNVKTSITFCYHNEEQAKIAFESLQPDNIGFLESFQDHGAVVCNLNGESLKTILSTVDDLIFSEMLIEKMLEL; via the coding sequence ATGAATGTTAAAACCAGCATCACTTTCTGTTATCATAACGAAGAACAGGCGAAAATTGCCTTTGAATCCTTGCAACCAGATAATATTGGTTTTTTAGAATCATTCCAGGACCATGGCGCTGTGGTGTGTAATCTAAACGGAGAATCGCTTAAAACCATTCTTTCCACGGTTGATGATCTTATATTTTCAGAAATGTTAATTGAAAAAATGTTAGAACTCTGA
- a CDS encoding AAA family ATPase translates to MKIAVTGKGGVGKTTLAGTLAVILSEKYKVYAIDADPDMNLLGSLGIHQPVTPISKMKDLIRERTGAEPGSSFGEVFKMNPTISDLPESLSTDYDPEGNLKILVMGTVDKGGDGCVCPASVMLKAILKNLIVKKDEMVILDMEAGIEHLGRRTAEAVDVMIIVAEPGLKSLETASRIKKLATDIGIHNVVAVINKVSSDVEEKFVTEKLAEMDVDVLGSIPRDDLVVLADMEGRPLVDYPESAARQAVEKIAGNLLNHSLSD, encoded by the coding sequence ATGAAGATCGCGGTAACTGGAAAAGGAGGAGTGGGTAAAACCACCCTAGCAGGTACATTGGCTGTTATTTTGTCCGAGAAATATAAGGTATATGCTATTGATGCTGATCCAGATATGAACCTGTTAGGAAGTCTGGGCATCCACCAACCAGTAACCCCCATATCAAAGATGAAGGATCTGATAAGGGAAAGAACAGGGGCCGAGCCAGGATCATCATTTGGAGAAGTTTTTAAGATGAATCCCACCATATCCGACCTTCCAGAGTCTCTTTCAACCGATTACGATCCTGAAGGTAACTTGAAGATTCTGGTTATGGGTACTGTGGATAAAGGCGGAGATGGATGTGTGTGCCCTGCTTCAGTAATGTTAAAAGCCATTTTAAAGAATTTAATCGTTAAAAAAGATGAAATGGTTATTTTAGACATGGAAGCAGGTATAGAACATTTGGGAAGGCGCACCGCTGAAGCAGTGGATGTTATGATCATTGTAGCCGAACCTGGACTCAAGTCCTTGGAAACCGCCAGCCGTATTAAAAAACTGGCTACAGATATAGGCATTCATAATGTGGTAGCTGTGATCAACAAGGTCTCCAGTGATGTGGAAGAAAAATTCGTTACAGAAAAGTTGGCAGAGATGGATGTGGACGTGTTAGGTAGCATCCCCCGTGATGATCTGGTTGTGCTGGCAGATATGGAGGGCCGTCCCCTGGTTGATTACCCTGAATCAGCTGCCCGACAGGCTGTTGAGAAAATAGCAGGAAATCTCTTAAATCATAGCCTATCTGATTAA
- the rplJ gene encoding 50S ribosomal protein L16: MVRAYTRKDYIRKIPGSRIVQYDMGNLSGEFPLTVSLALKEKAQLSHNALEAARIATNRYMQRKSGRMGYHLKIRVYPHHIVRENPMATGAGADRVQDGMRKAFGKPVSSVAMVKANQRVLTIKTNKKNFTDAKEALRRASMKFPVPCRIVIDEGAELVK; this comes from the coding sequence ATGGTAAGAGCATACACTAGAAAAGATTACATACGCAAAATTCCTGGTTCCAGGATTGTTCAATATGATATGGGGAACCTATCCGGAGAATTCCCTTTAACAGTGAGTCTGGCTCTTAAGGAAAAAGCTCAACTATCCCACAATGCACTGGAGGCCGCAAGGATCGCCACCAATAGATACATGCAGAGAAAATCCGGTAGAATGGGTTACCACTTAAAGATAAGGGTTTACCCTCATCACATAGTTCGAGAAAACCCCATGGCTACTGGTGCTGGTGCAGACCGTGTGCAGGATGGTATGAGAAAGGCTTTTGGAAAGCCAGTCAGCTCAGTAGCAATGGTAAAGGCTAATCAGAGGGTTTTAACCATTAAAACCAATAAAAAGAACTTCACTGATGCTAAAGAAGCATTAAGAAGGGCTTCAATGAAGTTTCCAGTGCCCTGTCGAATAGTAATTGATGAAGGGGCAGAATTGGTTAAATAA
- the ppsA gene encoding phosphoenolpyruvate synthase, translating to MEYVEFFEELKKEDVDIAGGKGANLGELTQAGIPVPPGFVITSATYQKFMDETGITQEIMDILNALDVNNNKELQESAREIKKIIKETEIPDEISNLIIEAYNALCHRIGKENAFVAVRSSATAEDLPEASFAGQQDTYLNVKGPEDLIKYVRKCWASLFEARAIFYREENNFDHSKVYIAVVVQEMVDAQKAGVMFTVHPSTGEEKILIEGAWGLGEGVVSGTVTPDTYWMDKATGKILEKQVSEKKTMFQKKSENGQTVQVPVSDELKNKQVLDETELTQLVELGKNIQEHYKFPQDTEWAIEDGEIFMLQSRPVTTLDMGTAEGKAVKEGERTVITKGLGASPGMAAGPVKIINSTDELDKVQQGDILVTIMTTPDMVPAMKRASGIITDEGGVTCHAAIVSRELGIPCVVGTGDATSILPENSNVTLDGNKGIVWEGKLVETAKKEETAEESTVIVQAPLTVTEVKVNVSMAEAAQKAAATGADGVGLLRTEHMMLTTGVHPKKYIMEGNEDELVKVLVENILKVADTFYPKTVWYRTLDAPTDEFQSLDGGEDEPYEHNPMLGWRGIRRELDEPEILLAEFKAIKKLHEQGYTNIGIMLPLVQHPDELKEAKKIARKAGLKPQKNIEFGIMVETPAAALTIEDFIAEGLDFVSFGTNDLTQYTLAIDRNNENVADLYTESHPAVLKLIERVIIECNKAGVKTSICGQAGSIPSIVEKLVELGITSVSANTDAVATVRDTVARVEQKLLLKAARKLMQE from the coding sequence ATGGAGTATGTCGAATTTTTCGAGGAGCTTAAAAAGGAAGATGTGGACATAGCTGGTGGAAAGGGAGCTAACCTGGGAGAGCTAACCCAAGCAGGGATACCAGTCCCCCCGGGATTTGTAATAACTTCTGCCACCTACCAGAAGTTCATGGATGAAACTGGAATCACCCAGGAGATAATGGACATTCTTAATGCCCTGGATGTTAACAACAACAAAGAACTTCAGGAATCTGCCCGGGAAATTAAAAAAATCATCAAGGAAACAGAAATACCTGATGAAATCAGCAATCTGATTATAGAAGCATACAATGCACTATGTCACCGCATAGGAAAAGAAAACGCTTTCGTGGCTGTACGATCCTCAGCCACCGCAGAGGACCTGCCAGAAGCATCATTTGCTGGTCAGCAAGACACCTACCTTAATGTAAAGGGACCGGAAGATCTGATAAAATACGTCAGAAAATGCTGGGCCTCATTATTTGAAGCAAGAGCCATATTTTATAGGGAAGAAAACAATTTCGACCACTCCAAAGTATACATAGCAGTAGTGGTTCAGGAAATGGTTGATGCCCAGAAAGCTGGAGTAATGTTCACGGTACACCCATCCACAGGTGAGGAAAAAATCCTCATTGAAGGAGCATGGGGTTTGGGAGAAGGAGTTGTATCGGGAACAGTCACCCCTGACACCTACTGGATGGATAAAGCCACTGGAAAAATTCTGGAGAAACAGGTGAGTGAGAAAAAAACCATGTTCCAGAAAAAATCCGAAAATGGCCAGACTGTACAGGTACCAGTCTCTGATGAGTTAAAAAACAAACAAGTTTTGGATGAAACTGAATTAACTCAACTGGTTGAACTGGGAAAGAATATCCAGGAACATTACAAGTTCCCTCAGGATACTGAATGGGCCATTGAAGATGGTGAAATTTTCATGCTGCAATCAAGACCAGTAACAACCCTGGACATGGGAACTGCTGAAGGAAAAGCAGTAAAAGAAGGTGAACGGACCGTAATCACCAAAGGATTAGGTGCAAGCCCTGGAATGGCTGCAGGACCCGTTAAAATCATTAACAGCACTGATGAACTGGACAAAGTCCAGCAAGGGGACATTCTGGTCACAATTATGACCACACCGGACATGGTGCCAGCCATGAAACGTGCCAGTGGAATAATCACAGATGAAGGTGGTGTAACCTGCCATGCAGCCATTGTATCCCGTGAACTGGGCATACCATGTGTGGTGGGAACCGGAGATGCCACATCCATACTCCCGGAAAACAGTAATGTAACCCTGGACGGAAATAAAGGAATAGTGTGGGAAGGTAAACTGGTGGAAACTGCGAAAAAAGAAGAAACTGCTGAAGAATCCACTGTAATAGTACAAGCTCCTCTCACAGTCACTGAAGTCAAAGTAAATGTGAGTATGGCAGAAGCAGCTCAAAAAGCCGCAGCAACCGGTGCAGATGGAGTAGGACTTCTTAGAACAGAACATATGATGCTCACCACCGGAGTACACCCTAAAAAATACATCATGGAAGGCAACGAAGACGAACTGGTTAAAGTACTGGTGGAAAACATCCTGAAAGTAGCAGACACCTTCTATCCAAAGACAGTATGGTACCGAACCCTGGATGCCCCTACTGATGAATTCCAATCACTTGATGGTGGAGAAGATGAACCCTATGAACACAACCCCATGCTGGGATGGAGGGGAATACGCCGGGAACTGGATGAACCAGAAATACTCCTGGCAGAATTCAAAGCCATTAAAAAATTACACGAACAGGGATACACCAACATTGGAATTATGTTGCCCCTAGTACAGCACCCTGACGAGCTAAAAGAAGCTAAAAAAATTGCTAGAAAGGCAGGACTCAAACCCCAGAAAAACATTGAATTCGGGATCATGGTAGAAACACCTGCAGCAGCACTGACCATTGAAGACTTCATTGCTGAAGGACTGGACTTTGTAAGCTTCGGAACCAACGATTTAACCCAGTACACCCTGGCTATTGACAGAAACAATGAAAACGTAGCCGACCTCTACACTGAAAGCCACCCTGCAGTCTTAAAGCTCATTGAAAGAGTCATAATTGAGTGTAACAAGGCAGGAGTCAAAACCAGTATCTGTGGACAGGCAGGAAGCATACCCTCAATTGTGGAAAAACTGGTGGAACTGGGAATCACATCAGTATCAGCCAACACCGATGCAGTGGCAACAGTACGTGATACCGTAGCCCGTGTGGAGCAAAAACTCCTCTTAAAAGCTGCCAGAAAATTAATGCAGGAATAA
- the mfnA gene encoding tyrosine decarboxylase MfnA produces MEDNGIPEEQIYQMLRKYKEKDLTHRSGRILGSMCTCPHPVGIKAYMMFLESNLGDPGLFPGTKSLEEEAITMLGELMGKKEVYGHIITGGTEANLMAMRAARNISKVRDPEIIVPKSAHFSFKKAADMLKLDMKMADLDDDYRMDTSSVEDLISDNTVAIVGVAGTTELGKIDPIEELSRICLEKDIYLHVDAAFGGYSIPFLKDAGYDLPEFDFSLPGVSSITIDPHKMGLAPIPTGGILFREREYLEVMAIETPYLTEDLQSTVVGTRTGAATAATWALLKHLGREGYQEVSRKCMEITSHLAEGVEKAGFELVTRPELNIVAFRSSQIPVEEIASKLENRGWAVSLASYPQAIRIIVMPHLKREHVKAFLADLELIKED; encoded by the coding sequence ATGGAAGACAACGGAATACCTGAAGAGCAAATATACCAGATGCTCAGGAAATACAAAGAAAAAGACCTCACCCATCGTTCAGGTAGAATCTTAGGATCAATGTGCACCTGTCCACATCCAGTGGGAATTAAAGCATATATGATGTTTTTAGAGTCAAACTTAGGAGATCCCGGACTTTTCCCCGGAACAAAGTCCCTGGAGGAAGAAGCAATCACCATGCTTGGTGAATTGATGGGCAAAAAGGAAGTTTACGGTCATATTATAACGGGAGGCACTGAAGCCAACCTTATGGCCATGCGAGCCGCTCGGAATATTAGTAAAGTTAGGGATCCTGAGATAATCGTACCTAAATCAGCTCATTTTTCCTTCAAAAAGGCTGCAGATATGTTAAAGCTTGATATGAAAATGGCAGATCTGGATGATGATTACCGGATGGACACCTCCTCAGTGGAGGATCTCATCTCTGATAACACTGTTGCTATTGTAGGAGTAGCCGGAACCACTGAACTGGGAAAAATTGACCCAATTGAAGAACTATCCAGGATATGTCTGGAAAAAGACATCTACTTACATGTGGATGCGGCCTTTGGAGGTTACAGCATCCCGTTCCTAAAAGATGCAGGTTATGATCTTCCTGAATTTGATTTTTCTCTCCCAGGAGTTTCATCCATAACCATAGATCCTCATAAGATGGGTCTTGCCCCCATACCTACTGGTGGAATACTTTTCAGGGAACGTGAGTACTTGGAGGTTATGGCAATTGAAACACCCTATCTTACCGAGGATTTACAGTCCACAGTGGTAGGTACCCGTACCGGGGCAGCCACAGCAGCCACCTGGGCCCTCCTGAAGCACCTTGGCAGGGAAGGATACCAGGAGGTATCCAGAAAATGTATGGAGATCACCTCACACTTAGCTGAAGGTGTGGAAAAAGCAGGATTTGAACTTGTAACACGCCCTGAACTTAATATAGTGGCTTTTCGTTCATCACAAATTCCAGTAGAAGAGATAGCCAGCAAACTTGAAAACAGGGGATGGGCTGTTTCCCTGGCATCCTACCCACAGGCAATCAGGATCATAGTCATGCCTCATTTGAAACGAGAGCATGTTAAGGCATTTCTGGCGGATCTTGAACTAATTAAAGAGGATTAA
- a CDS encoding fumarate hydratase C-terminal domain-containing protein, translated as MTNFKVIKTPIQKMDVDDLVVGDRIAISGEILTGRDAALPRLVKLLENGESPADLTGTVIMHTAVSPAGIAPTSSNKTEIENSIAPLSANGVRMHIGKGALGDETIHALKKYNSVFVVTPPAAALLTSKVTSSEVLAFPEEGMEAIHRLEVKNFPGIVAVAQGESIY; from the coding sequence ATGACAAATTTTAAGGTAATAAAGACCCCCATCCAAAAAATGGATGTTGATGATTTGGTTGTGGGAGATCGTATTGCTATTAGTGGAGAAATTCTCACTGGTCGGGATGCTGCCCTTCCCCGTCTGGTAAAACTCCTTGAAAATGGTGAAAGTCCTGCAGATCTTACCGGTACGGTGATTATGCACACAGCAGTAAGCCCTGCTGGTATAGCACCAACCAGCAGCAACAAAACCGAAATAGAAAATAGTATAGCTCCACTATCTGCAAATGGTGTGAGAATGCACATTGGGAAAGGAGCCCTGGGTGATGAAACCATCCATGCCCTTAAAAAGTATAATTCTGTTTTTGTGGTCACACCCCCGGCAGCAGCCCTCCTTACCAGCAAAGTCACATCATCCGAAGTTCTGGCATTTCCTGAGGAAGGTATGGAAGCCATACATCGTCTGGAAGTCAAAAATTTCCCGGGGATAGTGGCAGTTGCTCAGGGTGAGTCTATTTACTAA